One Thiocapsa bogorovii DNA segment encodes these proteins:
- a CDS encoding LOG family protein codes for MSKRTERDHASLPTAREDAVRAAGTSSTPQTRSAAYRLAYTDVDFLMRDEARPLRLQLELLKPELELQDQRVESTIVVFGSARIADPETAAQNLVDAERARAAAPADPRAQAAVERCRRALDRSHYYAEARRFARIVSEQTQDAKSRCFVIVTGGGPGIMEAANRGAADVDAVSIGLSITLPHEEAPNLYITPELSFQFHYFALRKMHFLLRARALVVFPGGFGTFDELFETLCLIQTKKIRPMPVMLFGRAFWERVIDFEALVDEGVIGRDDLALFSFVETAEDAWSRICAHYDGLVCEF; via the coding sequence ATGTCCAAACGAACCGAACGCGATCACGCCTCCTTGCCGACCGCCCGCGAAGATGCCGTGCGGGCGGCCGGGACCAGCTCGACGCCGCAGACGCGTTCTGCGGCCTACCGTCTCGCTTATACCGATGTCGATTTTTTGATGCGCGACGAGGCGCGGCCGCTGCGGCTCCAGCTCGAGCTGCTCAAGCCCGAGCTGGAGCTCCAGGATCAGCGGGTCGAGTCGACCATCGTGGTCTTCGGCAGCGCCCGGATTGCGGATCCCGAGACGGCTGCACAGAACCTGGTGGACGCCGAGCGCGCGCGGGCCGCCGCGCCGGCGGATCCCCGGGCACAAGCCGCGGTCGAGCGTTGCCGGCGGGCGCTCGATCGCTCGCACTACTATGCCGAGGCGAGGCGATTCGCGCGGATCGTCTCCGAGCAGACGCAGGACGCGAAATCACGTTGTTTCGTGATCGTCACGGGTGGCGGCCCCGGGATCATGGAAGCTGCCAATCGCGGTGCCGCCGACGTCGATGCGGTCTCGATCGGGCTCAGCATCACGCTCCCGCACGAGGAGGCCCCGAATCTCTACATCACCCCGGAGCTGTCGTTCCAGTTTCACTACTTCGCCCTGCGCAAGATGCATTTTTTGCTGCGCGCGAGGGCACTGGTGGTCTTCCCCGGCGGCTTCGGCACCTTCGACGAGCTCTTCGAGACGCTCTGCTTGATTCAGACGAAGAAGATTCGACCCATGCCGGTGATGCTCTTCGGGCGGGCGTTCTGGGAGCGCGTCATCGACTTCGAGGCGTTGGTCGATGAAGGGGTGATCGGTCGCGACGACCTCGCCCTCTTCAGTTTCGTCGAGACCGCGGAGGATGCCTGGTCACGGATCTGTGCGCATTACGACGGGTTGGTCTGCGAATTCTGA
- a CDS encoding PilT/PilU family type 4a pilus ATPase: protein MDLNRAIEQLLSMVVERKASDLFITAGWPPSVKIDGAIYPATKHPLSAEQAHDMVLGLMNDRQREEFQATKECQFAIDRPHLGRFRVSAFVQREATGMVLRRIETDIPTIEALKLPSILRELALTKRGMVIFVGGTGTGKSTSLAALVGYRNRHSSGHIITVEDPIEFVHEHHGCIITQREVGVDTESYEVALKNTLRQAPDVILIGEIRTRATMEYAIAFAETGHLVLATLHANNANQALDRIISFFPDDSRNQLLLDLSLNLKAVVAQQLAPRKSGQGRRAVVEILLNTPLASDLIRKGEVHKLKELMKKSNEQGMITFDQALFNLYREGEISYEDALRYADSANEVRLVIKLQGGAAQREATDRMIDGVSLVHDNEYRGRRP, encoded by the coding sequence ATGGACCTGAATCGTGCAATCGAGCAACTGCTGAGCATGGTGGTCGAGCGCAAGGCGTCCGACCTCTTCATCACCGCGGGCTGGCCGCCCAGCGTCAAGATCGACGGGGCTATCTATCCCGCGACAAAGCATCCCTTGTCGGCCGAGCAAGCGCACGACATGGTGCTCGGTCTCATGAACGATCGCCAGCGCGAGGAGTTTCAGGCGACCAAGGAATGTCAGTTCGCGATCGATCGGCCTCATCTCGGTCGCTTTCGCGTCAGTGCATTCGTCCAGCGCGAGGCAACCGGGATGGTCCTGCGCCGGATCGAGACCGACATTCCGACGATCGAGGCACTCAAGCTCCCCTCGATCCTGCGCGAGCTGGCATTGACCAAGCGCGGCATGGTGATCTTTGTCGGCGGCACCGGGACGGGTAAATCGACCTCGCTCGCCGCGCTGGTGGGATATCGCAACCGGCACAGCTCGGGTCACATCATCACGGTCGAGGATCCGATCGAGTTCGTCCACGAGCATCACGGCTGCATCATCACCCAGCGCGAGGTGGGCGTGGATACCGAGTCCTACGAGGTCGCGCTCAAGAACACACTGCGTCAGGCCCCGGATGTCATCCTGATCGGCGAGATCCGCACCCGCGCGACGATGGAATACGCCATCGCCTTCGCCGAGACCGGCCATCTCGTTTTGGCGACCCTGCACGCCAACAACGCCAACCAAGCACTGGACCGCATCATCAGCTTCTTTCCGGACGACTCGCGCAACCAGCTTCTGCTCGATCTCTCGCTGAATCTCAAGGCCGTCGTGGCGCAACAGCTCGCCCCGCGCAAGAGCGGTCAGGGCCGTCGGGCCGTCGTAGAGATCCTGTTGAACACGCCGTTGGCCTCCGATCTCATCCGCAAGGGCGAGGTGCACAAACTCAAAGAGCTGATGAAGAAGTCCAACGAGCAGGGCATGATCACCTTCGATCAGGCCCTCTTCAATCTCTACCGAGAGGGCGAGATCAGCTACGAGGATGCGCTGCGTTATGCAGACTCGGCCAACGAGGTGCGGCTCGTCATCAAGCTCCAAGGCGGTGCCGCGCAGCGCGAGGCGACCGATCGTATGATCGACGGGGTTTCTCTCGTGCACGACAACGAGTACCGCGGGCGGCGACCCTAA
- a CDS encoding LutC/YkgG family protein produces the protein MSSAREDILDAVRRARGRGPLASPTRATLDALIATPVRHLRPLFDEDLTARFIRKLESRSGTVARVTGRAQVPDAVETFRSAHDIAARAAVGAGLSDLVWPADWIIHHDRAGIEETLSVSPAFAGIAETGTLMLLASPDSPTTHNFVPDNQVVILETTRILRHFEDAWAALRERTDGMPRAVNLVSGPSRTADIEQTIQLGAHGPRRLHVVLVD, from the coding sequence ATGAGCAGCGCTCGAGAGGACATTCTGGATGCCGTGCGTCGCGCACGGGGGCGCGGACCACTCGCCTCGCCCACGCGCGCAACCCTGGATGCGCTTATCGCCACACCGGTCCGGCATCTCCGCCCTCTCTTCGATGAAGATCTGACCGCTCGCTTCATCCGCAAGCTCGAAAGCCGCTCGGGCACAGTCGCTCGCGTGACCGGCCGAGCGCAGGTCCCGGACGCTGTGGAGACATTCCGCTCGGCACATGATATCGCGGCACGCGCCGCTGTCGGCGCAGGGTTGAGTGACCTCGTCTGGCCCGCGGACTGGATCATCCATCACGACCGCGCCGGTATTGAAGAGACCCTGTCGGTGAGCCCCGCCTTCGCGGGGATCGCCGAGACCGGGACCCTGATGCTGCTCGCGTCGCCCGATAGCCCGACCACCCACAACTTCGTCCCGGACAACCAGGTCGTCATTCTGGAGACCACGCGGATCCTCCGGCACTTCGAGGACGCTTGGGCAGCGTTGCGCGAGCGCACTGACGGCATGCCGCGGGCCGTCAACCTCGTCTCGGGCCCCTCGCGCACGGCCGACATCGAGCAGACCATCCAGCTCGGCGCGCATGGGCCGCGACGGTTGCATGTGGTGCTGGTGGATTGA
- a CDS encoding GGDEF domain-containing protein yields the protein MEPARRDLAGPRESAILSALIEQAYRQLPIALVVSLINALILTGVLWGGIRKTTLLIWLACLVSVTAFRFLNLRAFSNPQRRGRVEDAVWRRNFVAGACAAGIVWGGAGIALFHPTSFTHQVFLAFVLGGMVAGGVPLLSPLNRAYPCFAIPIVLPITFSMLVLGDRVHVIMGLMILVFGIAMLSSYARVQRLFREATDMRLRLASSLAEGSALQEMLRLDELTRIGNRRCFEEQLGSEWKRADRNRGTLAVISADVDYFKAYNDRYGHPAGDRCLVGVAQAMASALQRPGDAAARIGGEEFAFVLPQTTVLGAEKVAERIRKAVWDLNLPHESSPIAERVTVSLGVASSDHASVASPADLIRASDAALYEAKRKGRNQVATVAP from the coding sequence TTGGAACCTGCACGCCGTGACCTCGCCGGCCCGAGAGAGTCCGCAATTCTCTCCGCGCTGATCGAACAAGCCTATCGACAGCTCCCGATCGCCTTGGTGGTGAGCCTGATCAACGCTCTCATCCTCACCGGCGTTCTTTGGGGAGGCATTCGGAAGACGACTTTACTCATCTGGCTGGCCTGTCTTGTTTCGGTAACCGCGTTTCGGTTCCTGAACCTGCGCGCATTTTCGAACCCGCAGCGTCGGGGGCGCGTCGAGGACGCGGTCTGGAGGCGAAATTTCGTGGCGGGGGCGTGCGCGGCGGGGATCGTTTGGGGAGGAGCCGGGATCGCCCTGTTTCATCCGACATCCTTCACGCATCAGGTGTTTCTTGCCTTCGTACTCGGCGGAATGGTCGCGGGGGGTGTCCCGCTGCTCTCGCCACTGAATCGTGCATACCCCTGTTTTGCGATCCCGATCGTGCTGCCCATCACCTTCAGTATGCTCGTTCTCGGCGACCGTGTGCATGTGATCATGGGGCTGATGATCCTGGTGTTCGGCATCGCCATGCTGTCTTCGTACGCCCGGGTACAGCGATTGTTTCGCGAGGCTACAGACATGCGCCTGAGGCTCGCGTCGTCGCTTGCGGAGGGCTCGGCTCTTCAGGAGATGTTGCGTCTCGACGAGCTCACGCGGATCGGCAATCGGCGCTGTTTCGAAGAGCAGCTCGGGAGCGAATGGAAACGAGCCGATCGCAACCGCGGTACCCTTGCCGTCATTTCAGCCGACGTCGACTATTTCAAAGCCTACAACGACCGTTACGGACACCCGGCGGGAGACCGTTGCCTGGTCGGCGTCGCACAGGCGATGGCGTCCGCCCTGCAGCGACCGGGTGACGCCGCCGCGCGAATCGGCGGAGAGGAGTTCGCCTTTGTTCTCCCGCAAACGACCGTGCTCGGCGCGGAAAAGGTCGCAGAGCGGATCCGCAAGGCCGTCTGGGACCTAAACCTGCCGCATGAGTCCTCGCCGATCGCCGAGCGCGTGACCGTCAGCTTGGGTGTCGCATCGTCGGATCATGCGTCCGTCGCGTCTCCGGCGGATCTGATACGTGCTTCGGATGCGGCGCTCTACGAGGCAAAACGCAAAGGGCGAAATCAGGTCGCGACCGTCGCGCCTTGA
- a CDS encoding bifunctional acetate--CoA ligase family protein/GNAT family N-acetyltransferase: protein MTARHLDALFNPRSIALVGASDTPGSIGAVLAANLLDGAFKQPVMPVNPRHARIAGRRCFSDLEHLPHTADLGVVCTPPDAVPEIVAALGRQGARAAVIVTAGFGEVREARGSALQQALTEAARPYGLRILGPNCVGLLVPPIGLNASFAHRSARPGNIAFVAQSGAVITSVIDWADARGIGFSCLVSLGDMADLDFGDLLDALAGDPGTRAILLYIESVGDARSFMSAARAAARIKPVVAVKAGRHAEGARAVTSHTGALAGSDAVYQAAFERAGILRVFTLAELFDAVEILALARPAPGDRLAILTNGGGVGVLATDALIDEGGRLATLSEATLAALDRFLPPTWSHGNPVDIIGDADGTRYRETLAVLRRDPGADAILAMHCPTAVVSAREAAEAVAESPSESGGPLLLTSWVGDGAMSEARRLFADRHIPTYPTPEQAVRSFMYLVRYRRSQALLTETPPSLPDIFLPDTAAVAALVAAALAEGRSGLTEPEAKRVLAAYGVAVVTTRSAGSPEEAARIAAELGGPVVLKILSPDIGHKSDVGGVVLDLIGPGAVLEAARGMSARIRESHPQARIQGFAVQPMVRRPGAHELIVGAAEDAQFGPMILVGQGGTAVEVLADRAIGLPPLNLRLARELVSRTRICRVLKGVRGQPPADLDALALTLVRVSQLVIDIPEIRELDINPLLIDPFGVVALDARITLATSAGPAARRLAIRPYPKELEEEIRLPDGRRLLLRPIRPEDQPALHAAFAKLRPEEVRLRFFAHLRELDPAAAARLTQIDYEREMALVLSEPRDAGTQEIYGVVRLIADADGGRAEFAIIVGRPMTGRGLGKTMMRRILDYARTRGICEVCGDVLRDNRVMLGLCSALGFEQWRDPDDPSTVKVCRVLEQPSPGP, encoded by the coding sequence ATGACCGCAAGGCATCTGGATGCCCTCTTCAATCCCCGCTCGATCGCCTTGGTCGGGGCCAGCGACACACCGGGGTCGATCGGGGCCGTGCTCGCCGCGAATCTGCTCGACGGGGCCTTCAAGCAACCCGTGATGCCGGTCAACCCACGACACGCCAGGATCGCGGGAAGGCGCTGCTTTTCCGACCTGGAACATCTCCCGCACACCGCCGACCTCGGCGTGGTCTGCACCCCGCCCGACGCGGTGCCGGAGATCGTCGCGGCCTTGGGTCGACAGGGTGCGCGGGCGGCGGTCATCGTGACGGCCGGGTTCGGCGAGGTCCGCGAGGCCCGCGGCAGTGCGCTCCAGCAGGCGCTGACCGAGGCCGCGCGTCCTTACGGGCTGCGCATCCTGGGCCCGAACTGTGTCGGTCTCCTGGTCCCGCCCATCGGGCTGAACGCGAGCTTCGCGCACCGCTCCGCGCGGCCCGGCAACATCGCCTTCGTCGCCCAATCCGGCGCCGTCATCACCTCCGTCATCGACTGGGCGGACGCCCGCGGGATCGGCTTCTCCTGTCTGGTCTCGCTGGGCGACATGGCGGATCTCGACTTCGGCGATCTGCTGGATGCCTTGGCCGGAGACCCGGGCACCCGCGCCATCCTGCTCTACATCGAATCGGTCGGCGATGCACGCAGCTTCATGTCCGCCGCGCGTGCCGCGGCGCGGATCAAGCCGGTGGTGGCGGTCAAGGCCGGGCGGCACGCGGAGGGCGCACGGGCCGTCACCTCCCACACCGGGGCGCTCGCCGGCAGCGACGCGGTTTACCAGGCCGCCTTTGAGCGGGCCGGCATCCTGCGGGTCTTCACCTTGGCCGAGCTGTTCGACGCGGTGGAGATCCTGGCCTTGGCCCGGCCGGCACCGGGCGATCGGCTGGCCATCTTGACCAACGGGGGCGGCGTCGGCGTGCTCGCAACCGACGCCCTGATCGACGAGGGCGGACGGCTCGCGACCCTCTCGGAGGCGACCCTCGCCGCGCTCGACCGCTTCCTTCCGCCGACCTGGTCTCACGGTAATCCGGTGGACATCATCGGAGACGCGGACGGGACACGCTATCGCGAGACGCTTGCGGTGCTGCGCAGGGATCCGGGCGCGGATGCGATCCTCGCGATGCACTGTCCCACCGCGGTCGTCTCGGCGCGCGAGGCGGCCGAAGCGGTGGCCGAATCCCCGTCCGAGTCAGGCGGTCCGCTCCTTCTGACGAGCTGGGTCGGCGACGGGGCCATGAGCGAGGCGCGCAGGCTCTTCGCGGATCGGCACATCCCGACCTACCCGACCCCGGAGCAGGCGGTCCGCTCCTTCATGTACCTGGTCCGCTACCGCCGCAGCCAAGCGCTCTTGACCGAGACCCCGCCGTCGCTCCCCGACATTTTCTTGCCCGATACCGCCGCGGTCGCCGCTCTGGTCGCCGCGGCCTTAGCCGAGGGGCGGAGCGGGCTGACCGAACCCGAGGCGAAACGGGTGCTCGCCGCCTACGGCGTCGCCGTGGTGACGACGCGCTCGGCCGGATCACCCGAGGAGGCGGCGCGGATTGCCGCCGAGCTGGGCGGGCCGGTGGTGCTCAAGATCCTATCGCCGGACATCGGCCACAAGAGCGACGTCGGCGGCGTCGTGCTCGACCTGATCGGCCCAGGCGCCGTGCTCGAGGCCGCGCGTGGCATGTCGGCGCGAATCCGCGAGAGCCATCCGCAAGCCCGCATCCAGGGCTTTGCGGTGCAGCCCATGGTGCGACGTCCCGGCGCCCACGAGCTGATCGTCGGAGCCGCCGAGGACGCCCAGTTCGGCCCCATGATCCTGGTCGGTCAGGGCGGGACCGCGGTCGAGGTACTCGCGGACCGCGCGATCGGATTGCCGCCGCTGAACCTGCGGCTCGCCCGAGAGCTGGTCTCGCGCACCCGCATCTGCAGGGTGCTGAAGGGCGTGCGCGGTCAGCCGCCTGCCGACCTGGACGCCTTGGCCCTCACGTTGGTGCGGGTCTCCCAGCTCGTCATCGACATCCCCGAGATCCGGGAGCTGGACATCAATCCACTCTTGATCGACCCCTTCGGTGTCGTCGCCCTCGACGCCCGGATCACGCTGGCCACGTCTGCCGGTCCAGCGGCGCGGCGCCTCGCCATCCGCCCCTATCCGAAAGAGCTGGAAGAAGAGATCCGGCTTCCCGACGGGCGCCGCCTGCTCCTCAGACCGATCCGCCCCGAGGATCAACCGGCCCTTCACGCTGCCTTCGCCAAGCTCAGACCGGAGGAGGTGCGACTGCGCTTCTTCGCGCACCTGCGAGAGCTCGATCCTGCTGCCGCCGCGCGTCTGACCCAGATCGACTACGAGCGCGAGATGGCCCTGGTCCTCAGCGAACCCCGCGATGCCGGGACGCAGGAGATCTACGGCGTTGTGCGCTTGATCGCAGACGCGGACGGCGGACGCGCCGAGTTCGCGATCATCGTCGGCCGACCCATGACCGGACGTGGCCTGGGCAAGACGATGATGCGTCGGATCCTGGACTACGCCCGAACGCGCGGCATCTGCGAGGTCTGCGGCGACGTACTCCGCGACAACCGCGTCATGCTCGGCCTCTGTAGCGCGTTGGGATTCGAGCAGTGGCGTGACCCCGACGACCCGAGTACGGTGAAGGTGTGTCGCGTGTTGGAGCAGCCATCTCCCGGCCCGTGA
- a CDS encoding AbrB/MazE/SpoVT family DNA-binding domain-containing protein — translation MSTVTVSDKGQVVIPAAIRHRLGIEPGTKLDFELEGDSIRIRPLRTIQRTRPEDGYGLLQCDQPGTRRLTDFDIAESMREIGDDCP, via the coding sequence ATGTCGACAGTCACCGTCTCGGACAAGGGGCAAGTCGTCATCCCGGCGGCGATCCGGCATCGGCTTGGAATCGAGCCGGGGACGAAGCTCGACTTCGAACTGGAGGGCGACAGTATCCGTATCAGGCCCCTTCGTACGATCCAGCGGACGCGCCCCGAAGACGGCTATGGATTACTGCAATGCGATCAGCCGGGGACGCGGCGCCTGACCGACTTCGATATCGCTGAATCCATGCGCGAGATCGGCGATGATTGCCCTTGA
- a CDS encoding type IV pilus twitching motility protein PilT — MDIAELLAFSVKNNASDLHLSAGLPPMIRVDGDMRRINVPPLEHRSVHSLVYDIMNDKQRKDYEEFLETDFSFEIPGLARFRVNAFNQKRGAGAVFRTIPSKVLSLEELNAPESFKDIVNVPRGLILVTGPTGSGKSTTLAAMVDYLNETEYAHILTIEDPIEFVHTSKKCLVNQREVHRDTLGFSEALRSALRQDPDIILVGEMRDLETIRLAMTAAETGHLVFGTLHTTSAAKTIDRIIDVFPAAEKEMIRAMLSESLRSVIAQTLLKRVGGGRVAAHEIMIGTPAIRNLIREAKVAQMYSAIQTGQAHGMQTLDQNLKELVQQGLVSRKDARMKAQNKDGFT, encoded by the coding sequence GTGGATATCGCCGAGCTACTGGCTTTCAGCGTCAAGAACAACGCCTCGGACCTGCACCTTTCGGCTGGCTTGCCGCCGATGATCCGTGTCGACGGCGACATGCGCCGCATCAATGTCCCACCGCTCGAGCATCGCTCGGTGCACTCGCTTGTCTACGACATCATGAACGACAAGCAGCGCAAGGACTACGAGGAGTTCCTGGAAACGGACTTCTCGTTCGAAATCCCGGGTCTGGCCCGCTTCCGCGTCAACGCCTTCAACCAGAAGCGCGGCGCCGGTGCGGTTTTTCGGACCATCCCCTCGAAGGTCTTGTCGCTCGAAGAGCTGAACGCGCCCGAGAGCTTCAAAGACATCGTCAATGTCCCGCGCGGCCTCATCCTGGTGACCGGGCCGACCGGCTCGGGAAAGTCCACGACCCTTGCGGCGATGGTCGACTATCTCAACGAGACCGAGTACGCGCACATCCTCACCATCGAGGACCCGATCGAGTTCGTGCATACCAGCAAGAAATGTCTCGTCAATCAGCGCGAGGTTCACCGCGACACGCTCGGCTTCAGCGAGGCGTTGCGCTCCGCGTTGCGTCAGGATCCGGACATCATCCTGGTCGGCGAGATGCGTGATCTGGAAACCATTCGGCTGGCGATGACCGCGGCCGAAACCGGACATCTGGTCTTCGGGACGCTGCACACCACTTCGGCGGCCAAGACCATCGACCGCATCATCGACGTCTTCCCAGCGGCGGAGAAGGAGATGATCCGCGCGATGCTTTCGGAGTCTCTGCGCTCGGTCATCGCGCAGACGCTGTTGAAGCGCGTCGGCGGCGGGCGGGTTGCCGCGCACGAGATTATGATCGGCACCCCGGCCATCCGTAACCTGATCCGCGAGGCCAAGGTGGCCCAGATGTATTCGGCGATCCAGACCGGACAGGCGCACGGCATGCAGACGCTGGATCAGAACCTCAAGGAACTGGTCCAACAGGGCCTGGTGTCACGCAAAGACGCCCGGATGAAGGCCCAGAACAAGGACGGTTTTACCTGA
- a CDS encoding type II toxin-antitoxin system VapC family toxin, protein MIALDTNILARFYVDDPGDPEAAKQRPIAYEILTSHSSLFVPLTVILELEWVLRAFYRFDAVKVVQVMEHLLGLANVNVEESERVANALSLLKRSIDFADSLHLSGCSHCEALYTFDERRFARRAQRLGTTPAVVVPVGKPGHPL, encoded by the coding sequence ATGATTGCCCTTGATACCAATATCCTGGCCCGCTTCTATGTGGATGATCCCGGTGATCCGGAAGCCGCCAAACAGCGACCCATCGCCTACGAGATTCTGACCAGTCACTCCAGCCTGTTCGTCCCGCTCACCGTGATTCTGGAGCTGGAATGGGTGCTCCGCGCCTTCTATCGGTTTGACGCCGTGAAGGTCGTCCAAGTCATGGAGCATCTGTTGGGCTTGGCGAACGTCAACGTCGAGGAGTCAGAGCGAGTCGCCAATGCCCTCTCTCTGCTCAAGCGGAGCATAGACTTCGCCGATTCCTTGCATCTGTCCGGTTGCAGCCACTGTGAAGCGCTCTATACCTTCGACGAGCGTCGGTTTGCCCGGCGTGCGCAGCGTCTCGGCACGACCCCGGCCGTTGTCGTGCCAGTCGGCAAACCCGGTCACCCGCTTTGA
- a CDS encoding (Fe-S)-binding protein has translation MSDTPKPPLRIGLFATCLMNLFRPTIGFAAAKLLEDAGCILCVPQGQTCCGQPGYNSGDNGSARALAKQVIATFEDYDYVVGPSGSCMATIRHDYPVLLAEDHEWRDRATAVAAKSWELTSFLVDVLGITSVQARLDGIVTYHDSCSGLRGLGIKGQPRQLLAGVEGLTLHEMTDSEVCCGFGGTFCVKYPEISVKMVDDKIRNIRETGADTLIGGDLGCLMNIAGRLSRNGSPIRVFHTAEVLAGMAEGPGIGDGRS, from the coding sequence ATGAGCGATACCCCGAAGCCCCCCCTGCGTATCGGCCTGTTCGCAACCTGCCTCATGAACCTCTTCCGGCCGACGATCGGCTTTGCCGCTGCGAAACTTCTCGAGGACGCAGGCTGCATCCTCTGCGTGCCGCAAGGCCAAACCTGTTGCGGACAACCGGGCTACAACTCGGGCGACAACGGCTCCGCACGAGCACTCGCCAAGCAGGTGATCGCCACCTTCGAGGACTACGATTATGTCGTCGGTCCCTCGGGCTCCTGCATGGCGACCATCCGGCACGACTACCCCGTCCTTCTTGCCGAAGATCATGAGTGGCGAGACCGCGCCACGGCTGTTGCGGCAAAGAGTTGGGAGCTGACGTCGTTCCTCGTCGACGTCCTCGGCATCACAAGCGTCCAAGCCAGGCTCGACGGTATCGTGACCTACCACGACTCCTGCTCCGGTCTGCGCGGGCTCGGCATCAAGGGCCAACCCAGGCAGCTGCTCGCCGGTGTCGAAGGACTCACCCTGCACGAAATGACCGACAGCGAGGTCTGCTGCGGTTTCGGCGGGACCTTCTGCGTCAAGTATCCGGAGATTTCAGTCAAGATGGTCGACGATAAGATCCGGAACATCCGCGAGACCGGCGCCGATACCCTGATCGGCGGTGATCTCGGGTGTCTCATGAATATCGCCGGGCGACTGAGCCGGAACGGCTCGCCGATCCGGGTCTTTCATACGGCAGAGGTGCTGGCCGGGATGGCGGAGGGTCCGGGCATCGGCGATGGGCGGAGTTGA
- a CDS encoding LutB/LldF family L-lactate oxidation iron-sulfur protein — MDIRSHEFQPRAVAALHDASLQQALDKARDGFVAKRAVQVAELSEFEVLREAATTLKDHVLDHLDHYLERYEAAVVAAGGQVHWARDDAEARRIILDICKRVDARTVTKGKSMVSEEIGLNTALIDAGLAVVETDLGEYIIQLAGEAPSHIIAPAVHKTREQVSDLFEKAHGGPRLTEIADLVDAARLALRERYFQADVGITGGNFLIAETGSSLIVTNEGNGDLTQTLARVHIVTAGIERVVPTLDDATLFLRLLARSATGQETETYTTISTGPKRAEDLDGPEEYHVVLVDNGRSRMLAGPFREMLRCIRCGACMNHCPVYGAIGGHAYGWVYPGPMGSVLTPLIKGLDAAYDLPNACTLNGRCASVCPVKIPLPDLLRRLRHEQFKQAITPRRQRHALAAWRLLATRPKLYHVLERLAARLLARIGGRAGRILSLPGARGWTEGRDLPAPPGRTFLERWQTERGQS; from the coding sequence TTGGACATTCGCTCACACGAATTTCAGCCGCGTGCGGTCGCAGCGCTCCACGACGCCAGCCTCCAGCAGGCGCTGGATAAGGCACGAGATGGCTTCGTCGCCAAACGCGCGGTCCAGGTCGCCGAGCTGTCCGAGTTCGAGGTCCTGCGCGAGGCGGCCACGACGCTCAAGGACCACGTCCTCGACCATCTCGATCACTACCTGGAGCGTTACGAGGCGGCCGTCGTCGCGGCCGGCGGACAGGTCCACTGGGCACGCGACGATGCCGAGGCCCGCCGGATCATCCTCGACATCTGCAAACGCGTGGATGCGCGCACCGTCACCAAGGGCAAATCGATGGTGTCGGAGGAGATCGGTCTCAACACGGCCCTGATCGATGCCGGCCTCGCCGTGGTCGAGACCGATCTGGGCGAGTACATCATCCAGCTCGCGGGCGAGGCGCCCTCGCACATCATCGCCCCGGCCGTGCACAAGACCCGCGAGCAGGTCTCGGATCTGTTCGAGAAGGCCCATGGCGGACCGCGTCTGACCGAGATCGCGGATCTGGTCGATGCGGCCCGCCTGGCGCTGCGCGAGCGCTATTTTCAGGCCGATGTCGGCATCACCGGCGGTAATTTTTTGATCGCCGAGACCGGCTCCAGTCTGATCGTCACCAACGAGGGCAACGGCGATCTCACCCAGACGCTGGCGCGAGTGCACATCGTCACCGCCGGCATCGAGCGCGTCGTCCCCACACTCGACGACGCCACGCTCTTCCTGCGTCTGCTCGCGCGCAGCGCTACCGGGCAGGAGACCGAGACCTATACGACGATCTCCACCGGCCCGAAACGGGCGGAGGATCTCGACGGGCCGGAGGAGTACCATGTCGTTCTGGTCGACAACGGCCGCTCCCGCATGCTCGCCGGACCCTTTCGGGAGATGCTGCGGTGTATCCGTTGCGGCGCCTGCATGAATCACTGCCCGGTCTACGGCGCCATCGGCGGTCATGCCTACGGCTGGGTTTATCCTGGCCCGATGGGCTCGGTGCTGACCCCGCTGATCAAGGGCCTGGACGCCGCCTACGACCTGCCCAACGCCTGTACACTGAACGGCCGATGCGCCTCGGTGTGCCCGGTCAAGATCCCGTTGCCCGATCTCCTGCGCCGGCTGCGCCACGAACAATTCAAGCAGGCGATCACGCCCCGTCGCCAACGCCACGCACTCGCCGCCTGGCGTCTCTTGGCGACGCGACCGAAGCTCTACCATGTGTTGGAGCGGCTGGCGGCGCGTCTGCTCGCCCGGATCGGCGGTCGTGCAGGTCGCATCCTCAGCCTGCCGGGAGCCCGCGGATGGACGGAAGGCCGCGACCTCCCCGCCCCGCCGGGCCGAACCTTCCTGGAACGCTGGCAAACCGAGCGAGGGCAGTCATGA